In Candidatus Electrothrix scaldis, the genomic window TTCAGTTTCGGATCGGGTAGAGCTTTTCTGTCTATCTTGCCGTTAGGTGTGAGCGGCATTTTCTCCAACACGGTGAATGAAGACGGAACCATGTAATCGGGCAGGCTCTCCTTCAGGAAACCGTGCAGCTCCGTGCTCAACGCTGCGGCATCCCTGTCCAACCTCCCGGAGACAGTCACATAAGCGGCTAGTGATTTATTTCCTTCCCGTTCATGCAGCACGACTAGGGCTGATGAAACCGCTTCATGTCTCGTCAGTGCGGCCTCAATTTCGCCCAGTTCGATGCGGAAGCCCCGCAGCTTGACCTGGTGGTCCATCCGGCCCAGATATTCCAGATTGCCGTCCGGCAGCCACCGAGCCAGATCCCCGGTCCGGTAGATGCGCTCTGTCTTTCCGAAAATTTTAACCTCGACGAACTTCTCCGCCGTCAGATCGGGACGGTTCAGATAGCCCCGCGCCAGACCGTCCCCGGCTATGCACAGCTCACCCGGAATGCCAAGGGGAAGCGGACGGAGGGTCGCATCAAGGATGTAGATACGGGTGTTGGCGATGGGTTGGCCTATGGGAGTGTTTCCATCGCGTTCCGTCGCCTCCTGAAAAACATGAAATGATGAGCAGATTGCGGTTTCCGTCGGCCCGTAGCCGTTGATAATGTGAAAAGCACTGTCTCCGGCCAGATCACGGTAATCCTGAAGCAATCCCTGCCGGATGGACTCCACGCCGACCAGCAGGCGCTGAAGGCTCCATTCGCTGCGACGCAGATGCCTGCGAAGACCGGCCAGCAGCGCGGGAGGAATATATGCGCTGTGAATCTGCCGGGCGCGGATATATCCGGCCAGATTTTCAGGATCGACAAACTGCTCGCGCTGAAGGATATGCAGTGCTCCGCCGAAACAGAGCACTGAAAAATATTCCCATACCGCGACATCGAAACTGAACGGGGAAACCGCCATGCCTTCGAACGGATCAGAATGCGATGTCGCTCCCTCATAGGAATACAAAATATTTATGACGTTGCCCTGCTCAACCATCACTCCCTTTGGCCTGCCCGTGGACCCCGAAGTATAGATGACATAGGCCAAATTCTCCGGCCCGCAGCATCTCTGCGGATTTTCCGTCGTCCAGCCCGCATAACGCTGCGGATCGTCCAGATCGATCATTTTTCCCGTAAGACCGGGCAGTCTGTCATGCAGACGGGTTTGCGTCAGGAGAATCTGCGCGCCGCAGTCCTCAAGTATGAAGCGGAGCCGCTCCTCCGGGTAGTCCGGGTCCAGGGGCACGTAGGCCCCTCCGGCCTTGAGGATGCCGAGCAGGCCGGTGATCATCTCAAGCGAACGTTCGGCGCAGATACCGACAAGGGTGTCGGCCTGAACGCCCAGTTCAAGCAGGGCATGAGCGAGCTGATTCGCTTTCTCATTGAGTTCGCGGTAGGTGAGCTGCTGATCTTCAGCCCGCCCTGAGCCTGCCGAAGGGAAAACAACAGCAATATTTTCCGGGGTCTTCGCCGCCTGCTCCTCGAAAAGATCGGCCAGCGTCCTGTCCGCAGGATATTCTGTAGTTGTGTCATTCCAAGCTATGAGCTGCTCCGTCTCCGCCGCCGTGAGCAGGGGCAGGCTGCTGATGTCCACTTCAGGCTGTTCAACAATACCCTTCAGGAGCACGGCGAAATGTTCGCTCATGCGCCGAATCGTTGCTTCTTCAAAGAGATCAACTGCGTATTCCCAGTGCAGGATCAGTCCACCGTCCCGTTCCGCCGCGTTCAGGGTCAGATCGAACTTGGCTGTCGGAAAGTCCTGCTCAAGCAGCTCGGTCTCCAGTCCTGGCAGGACGAGTTCCCCTTCCTCGTTATTCTGGAGCGCGAACATGACCTGAAAGAGCGGACTGCAGCTGAGGCTGCGCTCCGGCGCGAGACGCTCGACCAGCCGCTCGAAGGGCAGGTCCTGATACGCGAAGGCCTCCAGAGCAGTGCGGCGCACTTGGGCGAGCAAAGCGGAAAAGGACATGCCCTTCTCAAAACGGGCGCGCAGCACCAATGTGTTGACAAAAAAGCCGATCAGGTCTTCGATCTGGCTCTGGGTGCGGTTGGCGGTCGGGCTGCCGATGAGGATGTCGTCCTGACCGCTGTATTTGTGCAGCAGAACGCCGAAGACGGCCAGCAGGGTCATGAACAGAGTGCTGTTTTTTTTCATTCCCAGTTCGTGCAGCCAGGCGGTCAGGTCTGCATCGATCCGGCTCTCCAGATGCGCGCCCCGATAGCTCTGCACAGGCGGGCGCGGATGATCGGTCGGCAGTTCAAGCAGCTGCGGCGCGCCGGTCAGCTCTTCCGTCCATCGGGCCAGCCGCCGCTCCACGACATCCTCGTTCAGCGACTGCCGCTGCCAGGCCACGTAATCGCTGTACTGAACCGGCAGGGGCCGGAGTTCCGGCTCCCGTTCCTCGGCAAGGGCCGTGTGGATTTCCGTCCACTCCCGCAGCAGAATGCCGATGGACCAGCCGTCCGAGATGATGTGGTGCATGTTGAACAGCAGGACATGCTCCTGTTCACCGAGGATCAGCAGTTCGAGGCGCAGCAGCGGGCCGGTTTCAAGGTCGAAAGGACGTACCGCGTGTTTCCTGATCCGCTCCCGCATGGCGGCGGACTTCTCATCTGCTGAAAGATCAGCCATATCCGTCACGGACAGCGGGTCGTACGGCGGCAGAATCTCCACCGTGCCGGTACCGTGTCAGGGAAGCGCATCCGCAGGCTCTGATGCCGTTCCGTGAGCAGGATGAAGGTCTGGCGCAATGCCTCGATATGCAGCTTGCCGCGCAGGCGCAGGGCTGCGGGCATATTATAGGTCGCGGACTGACCCTCCAGCCGATCCAGGAAGCGCAGCCGCTCCTGGGCGAAAGACATGACCGGCGGCGCATTCTCGGGCTGCGGTTCAACCGGCGGCAGGACATCGCCGCGCCGCTGCCGGTCCAGCCAAGCGGCAAGTTCCGCAATCGCCGGATGTTCAAAGAGGATGCGCAGCGGCATCTCCACGCCGAAGCTGTCCCGGATGCGCGAGACCAGCCGGGCCGCGAGCAGGGAATGGCCGCCGAGTTCAAAAAAATGCGCCGAAGCACTGTGTACCTCGGTCCCCAGCAGGGCCGAATACAGCCCGGCCAGCAGTTTTTCGCTCTCCGTCCGCAGCGGCGCGCCTTCGGAAATCTCCGAAGCATCCGGCTCCGGCAGATTTTTCCGGTCGATCTTGCCGTTGGGCGTGAGCGGCAGTTTTTCCAGTACCGTGAAGCTAGCCGGAACCATGTACTCGGGCAGGCTTGCCTTGAGAAATGTGCGCAGTTCCGCATACAGCGCGCCGGCATCCGTCTCCGTCCCGCCGGACACGGTCAGATATGCCGCCAAAGATTTATTGCCCTCCCGTTCGCGCAGCACGACAACCGCTTCCGAGACCGATTCGTGTTTCGTCAGCGCGGCCTCAATTTCGCCGAGTTCGATGCGGAAGCCGCGCAATTTCACCTGATGATCTATGCGGCCCAAGTATTCCAGATTGCCGTCGGCCCGCCATCTCGCCAAGTCGCCGGTCCGGTAGATGCGCTCGGTTTTCCCGAACAGTTCGACCTCCACGAACTTCTCCGCCGTCAGATCGGGACGGTTCAGATAGCCCCGCGCAAGACCCGCTCCCGCGATGCACAGCTCGCCGGGAATGCCGGGGGGAAGAGGATGGAGGCCCGCGTCCAGAATGTAGATCTGCGTGTTCGCGATGGGCCGACCGATGGGGACCATAGTACAGGAACAGTCGTCCGTACACTCCCAGTACGTCACATCCACCGCCGCCTCCGTGGGACCGTACAGATTATGCAATGCTGTTCCCGGAAGCCGGTTGAAACATTTTTTCTGCAGATCGCTGGAAAGAGCCTCGCCGCTGCATATTATCCGTCTCAGTGAACCGTTTCCGGGCATGACTGAAGATTCTAGGAAAATATGCAGCATGGAGGGAACGAAATGCAATGTCGTGACAGAACAGTCATCAATGATTCTGACGAGATACTCTGGATCTTTCTGTCCGCCTGGTTTCGCCGTCACCAAACAGGCGCCTGTGAGCAGAGGACAGAAAAACTCCCAAACGGAGACATCGAAACTGAACGGTGTCTTCTGGAGAATTTTGTCTTCCGCAGTGAGCTGATACTGCGCCTGCATCCAAAGCAGACGGTTGACGATGCCGGAGTGCGTATTCATACACCCCTTTGGCCTGCCGGTTGAACCGGAAGTATAAATGACATAAGCCAGACGCTCCGGCCCGCAGCATCTTTCGGGATTGTCCGCCGGACGGCCCGCATAAAGCTGCGGGTCGTCCAAATCAATCATCTTCCCGTCGAATCCCGGCAGGCGGTCATGCAGACGGGTTTGCGTCAGGAGAATCTGCGCGCCGCAGTCCTCAAGTATGAAGCGGAGCCGCTCCTCCGGGTAGTCCGGGTCCAGGGGCACGTAGGCCCCTCCGGCCTTGAGGATGCCGAGCAGGCCGGTGATCATCTCAAGCGAACGTTCGGCGCAGATACCGACAAGGGTGTCGGCCTGAACGCCCAGTTCAAGCAGGGCATGAGCGAGCTGATTCGCTTTCTCATTGAGTTCGCGGTAGGTGAGCTGCTGATCTTCAGCCCGCCCTGAGCCTGCCGAAGGGAAAACAACAGCAATATTTTCCGGGGTCTTCGCCGCCTGCTCCTCGAAAAGATCGGCCAGCGTCCTGTCCGCAGGATATTCTGTAGTTGTGTCATTCCAAGCTATGAGCTGCTCCGTCTCCGCCGCCGTGAGCAGGGGCAGGCTGCTGATGTCCACTTCAGGCTGTTCAACAATACCCTTCAGGAGCACGGCGAAATGTTCGCTCATGCGCCGAATCGTTGCTTCTTCAAAGAGATCAACTGCGTATTCCCAGTGCAGGATCAGTCCACCGTCCCGTTCCGCCGCGTTCAGGGTCAGATCGAACTTGGCTGTCGGAAAGTCCTGCTCAAGCAGCTCGGTCTCCAGTCCTGGCAGGACGAGTTCCCCTTCCTCGTTATTCTGGAGCGCGAACATGACCTGAAAGAGCGGACTGCAGCTGAGGCTGCGCTCCGGCGCGAGACGCTCGACCAGCCGCTCGAAGGGCAGGTCCTGATACGCGAAGGCCTCCAGAGCAGTGCGGCGCACTTGGGCGAGCAAAGCGGAAAAGGACATGCCCTTCTCAAAACGGGCGCGCAGCACCAATGTGTTGACAAAAAAGCCGATCAGGTCTTCGATCTGGCTCTGGGTGCGGTTGGCGGTCGGGCTGCCGATGAGGATGTCGTCCTGACCGCTGTATTTGTGCAGCAGAACGCCGAAGACGGCCAGCAGGGTCATGAACAGAGTGCTGTTTTTTTTCATTCCCAGTTCGTGCAGCCAGGCGGTCAGGTCTGCATCGATCCGGCTCTCCAGATGCGCGCCCCGATAGCTCTGCACAGGCGGGCGCGGATGATCGGTCGGCAGTTCAAGCAGCTGCGGCGCGCCGGTCAGCTCTTCCGTCCATCGGGCCAGCCGCCGCTCCACGACATCCTCGTTCAGCGACTGCCGCTGCCAGGCCACGTAATCGCTGTACTGAACCGGCAGGGGCCGGAGTTCCGGCTCCCGTTCCTCGGCAAGGGCCGTGTGGATTTCCGTCCACTCCCGCAGCAGAATGCCGATGGACCAGCCGTCCGAGATGATGTGGTGCATGTTGAACAGCAGGACATGCTCCTGTTCACCGAGGATCAGCAGTTCGAGGCGCAGCAGCGGGCCGGTTTCAAGGTCGAAAGGACGTACCGCGTGTTTCCTGATCCGCTCCCGCATGGCGGCGGACTTCTCATCTGCTGAAAGATCAGCCATATCCGTCACGGACAGCGGGTCGTACGGCGGCAGAATCTCCACCGTGCCGTACCGTGTCAGGGAAGCGCATCCGCAGGCTCTGATGCCGTTCCGTGAGCAGGATGAAGGTCTGGCGCAATGCCTCGATATGCAGCTTGCCGCGCAGGCGCAGGGCTGCGGGCATATTATAGGTCGCGGACTGACCCTCCAGCCGATCCAGGAAGCGCAGCCGCTCCTGGGCGAAAGACATGACCGGCGGCGCATTCTCGGGCTGCGGTTCAACCGGCGGCAGGACATCGCCGCGCCGCTGCCGGTCCAGCCAAGCGGCAAGTTCCGCAATCGCCGGATGTTCAAAGAGGATGCGCAGCGGCATCTCCACGCCGAAGCTGTCCCGGATGCGCGAGACCAGCCGGGCCGCGAGCAGGGAATGGCCGCCGAGTTCAAAAAAATGCGCCGAAGCACTGTGTACCTCGGTCCCCAGCAGGGCCGAATACAGCCCGGCCAGCAGTTTTTCGCTCTCCGTCCGCAGCGGCGCGCCTTCGGAAATCTCCGAAGCATCCGGCTCCGGCAGATTTTTCCGGTCGATCTTGCCGTTGGGCGTGAGCGGCAGTTTTTCCAGTACCGTGAAGCTAGCCGGAACCATGTACTCGGGCAGGCTTGCCTTGAGAAATGTGCGCAGTTCCGCATACAGCGCGCCGGCATCCGTCTCCGTCCCGCCGGACACGGTCAGATATGCCGCCAAAGATTTATTGCCCTCCCGTTCGCGCAGCACGACAACCGCTTCCGAGACCGATTCGTGTTTCGTCAGCGCGGCCTCAATTTCGCCGAGTTCGATGCGGAAGCCGCGCAATTTCACCTGATGATCTATGCGGCCCAAGTATTCCAGATTGCCGTCGGCCCGCCATCTCGCCAAGTCGCCGGTCCGGTAGATGCGCTCGGTTTTCCCGAACAGTTCGACCTCCACGAACTTCTCCGCCGTCAGATCGGGACGGTTCAGATAGCCCCGCGCAAGACCCGCTCCGGCGATGCACAACTCGCCGGGAATTCCAGGGGGAAGGGGACGGAGATTCGCGTCCAGAATGTATATCCTTGTATTTGCTATCGGACGGCCGATGGGTATCGTGCTGTCTTCAGCGTCAGATCGGAGCACGTTGTGCCATGTCGAGTATGTGGTGCTCTCGGTCGGCCCATAAACGTGGAGCAGATTTTTCGGCCCGTCCGCATTCACGATTCCCTCCACGCTCAAGGGATCAACCTGCTCGCCGCCGAAAAGCAGATAATCCAGTCCACTGAATGCATCGGACTGATGCCGTGCGATCTGATTGAACAGGGC contains:
- a CDS encoding amino acid adenylation domain-containing protein; this encodes MADLSADEKSAAMRERIRKHAVRPFDLETGPLLRLELLILGEQEHVLLFNMHHIISDGWSIGILLREWTEIHTALAEEREPELRPLPVQYSDYVAWQRQSLNEDVVERRLARWTEELTGAPQLLELPTDHPRPPVQSYRGAHLESRIDADLTAWLHELGMKKNSTLFMTLLAVFGVLLHKYSGQDDILIGSPTANRTQSQIEDLIGFFVNTLVLRARFEKGMSFSALLAQVRRTALEAFAYQDLPFERLVERLAPERSLSCSPLFQVMFALQNNEEGELVLPGLETELLEQDFPTAKFDLTLNAAERDGGLILHWEYAVDLFEEATIRRMSEHFAVLLKGIVEQPEVDISSLPLLTAAETEQLIAWNDTTTEYPADRTLADLFEEQAAKTPENIAVVFPSAGSGRAEDQQLTYRELNEKANQLAHALLELGVQADTLVGICAERSLEMITGLLGILKAGGAYVPLDPDYPEERLRFILEDCGAQILLTQTRLHDRLPGLTGKMIDLDDPQRYAGWTTENPQRCCGPENLAYVIYTSGSTGRPKGVMVEQGNVINILYSYEGATSHSDPFEGMAVSPFSFDVAVWEYFSVLCFGGALHILQREQFVDPENLAGYIRARQIHSAYIPPALLAGLRRHLRRSEWSLQRLLVGVESIRQGLLQDYRDLAGDSAFHIINGYGPTETAICSSFHVFQEATERDGNTPIGQPIANTRIYILDATLRPLPLGIPGELCIAGDGLARGYLNRPDLTAEKFVEVKIFGKTERIYRTGDLARWLPDGNLEYLGRMDHQVKLRGFRIELGEIEAALTRHEAVSSALVVLHEREGNKSLAAYVTVSGRLDRDAAALSTELHGFLKESLPDYMVPSSFTVLEKMPLTPNGKIDRKALPDPKLNENARGAYVAPGNTQEQQLALIWEAVLQTAPVGIHDNFFDLGGTSISVLTLLNRIQQYFGRDLSLAMLFQAQTVAEQAKIVQQKRQGSAWTSLVPIRASGEKKTFFLIPGGGGGHSEFIIYEGLARQLDTEQPVYMLLAQGLDDGRNPHTTVEEMASDYLDEIRLIQPEGPYLLGGECIGGTVAFEMARQLRAKGEEVGLLVLMDTAYPTGRRLFFHHLVRSWINRVRQHRATEYLVGNAKKNIRKIVPGTPPKEVSPEMQFKNRKRMFKKNYIEVTKNYRKKFYSGRLVLLLCEENYTRNSFSDWGTLAEQGAEIYTVPGDHLSYLREHVHTTAEQLQACLDKT
- a CDS encoding amino acid adenylation domain-containing protein, with the protein product MADLSADEKSAAMRERIRKHAVRPFDLETGPLLRLELLILGEQEHVLLFNMHHIISDGWSIGILLREWTEIHTALAEEREPELRPLPVQYSDYVAWQRQSLNEDVVERRLARWTEELTGAPQLLELPTDHPRPPVQSYRGAHLESRIDADLTAWLHELGMKKNSTLFMTLLAVFGVLLHKYSGQDDILIGSPTANRTQSQIEDLIGFFVNTLVLRARFEKGMSFSALLAQVRRTALEAFAYQDLPFERLVERLAPERSLSCSPLFQVMFALQNNEEGELVLPGLETELLEQDFPTAKFDLTLNAAERDGGLILHWEYAVDLFEEATIRRMSEHFAVLLKGIVEQPEVDISSLPLLTAAETEQLIAWNDTTTEYPADRTLADLFEEQAAKTPENIAVVFPSAGSGRAEDQQLTYRELNEKANQLAHALLELGVQADTLVGICAERSLEMITGLLGILKAGGAYVPLDPDYPEERLRFILEDCGAQILLTQTRLHDRLPGFDGKMIDLDDPQLYAGRPADNPERCCGPERLAYVIYTSGSTGRPKGCMNTHSGIVNRLLWMQAQYQLTAEDKILQKTPFSFDVSVWEFFCPLLTGACLVTAKPGGQKDPEYLVRIIDDCSVTTLHFVPSMLHIFLESSVMPGNGSLRRIICSGEALSSDLQKKCFNRLPGTALHNLYGPTEAAVDVTYWECTDDCSCTMVPIGRPIANTQIYILDAGLHPLPPGIPGELCIAGAGLARGYLNRPDLTAEKFVEVELFGKTERIYRTGDLARWRADGNLEYLGRIDHQVKLRGFRIELGEIEAALTKHESVSEAVVVLREREGNKSLAAYLTVSGGTETDAGALYAELRTFLKASLPEYMVPASFTVLEKLPLTPNGKIDRKNLPEPDASEISEGAPLRTESEKLLAGLYSALLGTEVHSASAHFFELGGHSLLAARLVSRIRDSFGVEMPLRILFEHPAIAELAAWLDRQRRGDVLPPVEPQPENAPPVMSFAQERLRFLDRLEGQSATYNMPAALRLRGKLHIEALRQTFILLTERHQSLRMRFPDTVPARWRFCRRTTRCP